GCGTGGCCAGAGCGACGCCGAAGAGGCCCAGCAGGGTGCCGGCCACCATCTGCGACACGAGAATCAGGGCCGGGGCCAGGCGGACCGTGCGGCGCTGGATCAAGGGCGTCACCAGATAGCTTTCCACCGTCTGGATCCCAAGATACATCAACAGCACGTAAAAACCTCGCATGGGGCTGTCCATCATGGCCAGCAAGGCCGCAGGAATCACGGCAATGATCGGCCCCACATTTGGGATAAAAGTCAGCACGGCAGCCAGCAAGGCCAGCGTGAGGGCCAGCGGTACGCCGAACAGCAGCAGGCCAATCCACGTCAGAATACCGATGAGCGTCATGCTCATGAACTGGCCGATGAGCCACCAGTGCAGCGTATCGCCCAGGCGGATGAGCAGTTTGTCTGCCCTCTTCCGGTGCACCACCGGCACCAGCCGCACCACCCCATGCCGGTAATAGTCGGGCTCGGAGGCCATGTACAAGCCCAGGACCAGAATGACAAAAAAGCCCGCCAGGGCACCCGTCGTCGTGGAGAGAAAAGACCTGGCCTGCGACAGCGCGCTCCGCTCTGAGAAATACTGGTCCGCCTCAGAAACCCGCTCCACCAGCGCCGCGCCCCAGCTCGTGCTGGAAAGCTGGTCGCGCAGGGATCTGAGGGATTCCGGCAGAGACTTTGACAACTCCTCCACCTGCTTGCTCACCTCCGGTGCCAGCAGCCAGCCGACCAGGCCCACTGCCCCCGCGAGCCCCATCGCCACGACTGCCAGGGCCCACCCGTCGCTCAGCGGGGTCACCTTGCTGAGAGCCGTGCTCAGCCCGCGTAGAAAAACCGCCACCAGAATGCCTGCGAAAACCACCAGCAAAATTTCCGCTACTAAGCCCAGGCCAAAGAGCAGGATGGCCACAAGCGCGACAATGAGCACTGCCTGAAAGACACGCAGTTTAAATTTTCGTGCCGGGGCGTCTTGGACGGTCATCCATCCAATTCGTTTTTGACTTCCCGTTTGGCCCTCATCGGATGCTCCTGCGATGCAAGGATAAGAGAGACTCCCATCCTTCCCCACGTTACTCCCCAATGCCCGTTATCTCTGCCGAAAAAGCCCAGTCCACCTATGACGTCGTCATCGTCGGTTCCGGGGCCGGGGGCGGCCAGACCGCCTACACCCTCACCATGGAGGGCGTCAAAGTCCTCATGCTGGAGGCCGGCCGCTCCTTCGATCCCGCCACCGAGGTGGCCATGTTCCAACTTCCCAGTCACGCCCCCCTGCGCGGCACCAAGACCCCGGATAAACAGTACGGCTTTCACGATTCCTCCATCCACAGCGGCTGGGACATCCCAGGCGAGCCGTATTCCAACGCCGGTACCAAACCCGAAGACCAGTTCAAATGGTGGCGCCAGCGCATGATGGGCGGACGCACCAACCACTGGGGCCGCATTTCTCTGCGCAACGGCCCTTATGACTTCAAGCCCCGCACCGTCTATGGCGCCGGTTTCGACTGGCCCATCACCTACGACGACGTCGCCCCTTATTACGATAAAGTGGAGATGCTCATCGGCGTCTTTGGCAGCAACGAAGGCCTGGAAAATTCCCCCGATTCCTCCCCCGGCGTCCTCCTTCCCCCGCCGAAGTTCCGCGTGGGCGAGCTTTATGCTCAAAAGCACGCGCCCAAGGCCGGCATGAAGGTCACCCCCATCCACCGCGCCGTGCTCAGCGTCCCCCAGGATGCCGAAAAAATCCCCGCCCGCCTCCATCCTGGCAATCCCAAAGCCCAGGCCATCCTGGCCGATTCCATGCGCGGCCGCGCCCCCTGTTTCTGGGCCACCGACTGCCATCGCGGCTGCTCCATCCGCGCCAATTACGATTCCCAAACCGTCCACCTCCGCCCCGCGCTCGCCACCGGGAATCTCGACATCCTCCCCAACGCCATGGCCCGCGAGGTCACCCTGAGCAAGGACGGCAAAGCAAATGGCATCACCTTCATTGACAAGACCACCGGCCAGGAAGGCCACGTTAAAGGCCGCGTCATCGTCCTCGCCGCCAGCTCCCAGGAGTCCGTCCGCCTCCTGCTTAATTCCAAATCCACGCTCTTCCCCCAGGGCCTCGCCAATTCCAGCGGCAAGCTGGGCAAATACATCACGGATTCCGTCGGCAGTTCCTTCAGCGCCCACATCCCCGCCTTTGAGGGCATGCCCCTGCACAATGAAGACGGTGCCGGCGGCCCCCACGCCTATGTCCCCTGGACCCAGCATGCGCTCAACCGCAAGGGCGAGCTTGGCTTCCCCGGCGGCTACCACCTGGAGTTCAATCCCGGTCGCCACATGCCCAACATGACCGTCGCTAACGGCGCGGAGCGCCTTGCGGGCCGCAGCGGCACCAGCTACGGCCGCCAGTTTAAAGAGGATGCCCGCCGTTTCTACGGCTGCCGCATCGGCTTCGGGGCCCAAGGCACCATGCTGCCCAACGACGGCAGCTTTTGCGAGATCGACCCCAACCTCAAAGACCAGTGGGGCATCCCCGTCCTCCGCTTTCATTGGAAGTGGACCGAGCACGAGCTGAACCAGGTCCGCCACCAGCAGCAGCGCATCGCCGAGCTCCTGGAGGCTCTCGGCGGCCACTTCTCCAAGCCCCCGGAGACCGACCCGCTCAAGGCCATCCGCAACGGCGGCACCGTCATCCACGAGGTCGGCGGCGCCATCATGGGCGCCGATGCAGCCACCTCCGTGACCAACCAGTGGAGCCAGACATGGGACGTCAAAAATCTCTTCCTGGCCGATGGCGCCCCCTTCGCCAGCACTGCCGATAAAAATCCCACCCTCACCATCATGGCCCTCGCCTGGCGCATGGCGGACCACCTCATGGATGAACTCAAAAAAGGCAACATCTAAGCCATGCCCCCTCACGTCCCCCTTTCCGCCCCCCTGGACCGCCGCGCCGCCATCCAGTGGATGCTCACCGCCACC
This portion of the Prosthecobacter sp. SYSU 5D2 genome encodes:
- a CDS encoding AI-2E family transporter; the protein is MTVQDAPARKFKLRVFQAVLIVALVAILLFGLGLVAEILLVVFAGILVAVFLRGLSTALSKVTPLSDGWALAVVAMGLAGAVGLVGWLLAPEVSKQVEELSKSLPESLRSLRDQLSSTSWGAALVERVSEADQYFSERSALSQARSFLSTTTGALAGFFVILVLGLYMASEPDYYRHGVVRLVPVVHRKRADKLLIRLGDTLHWWLIGQFMSMTLIGILTWIGLLLFGVPLALTLALLAAVLTFIPNVGPIIAVIPAALLAMMDSPMRGFYVLLMYLGIQTVESYLVTPLIQRRTVRLAPALILVSQMVAGTLLGLFGVALATPMVAVLMVVVQKLYVEETLEKGAGEEAGKDPV
- a CDS encoding GMC family oxidoreductase; the protein is MPVISAEKAQSTYDVVIVGSGAGGGQTAYTLTMEGVKVLMLEAGRSFDPATEVAMFQLPSHAPLRGTKTPDKQYGFHDSSIHSGWDIPGEPYSNAGTKPEDQFKWWRQRMMGGRTNHWGRISLRNGPYDFKPRTVYGAGFDWPITYDDVAPYYDKVEMLIGVFGSNEGLENSPDSSPGVLLPPPKFRVGELYAQKHAPKAGMKVTPIHRAVLSVPQDAEKIPARLHPGNPKAQAILADSMRGRAPCFWATDCHRGCSIRANYDSQTVHLRPALATGNLDILPNAMAREVTLSKDGKANGITFIDKTTGQEGHVKGRVIVLAASSQESVRLLLNSKSTLFPQGLANSSGKLGKYITDSVGSSFSAHIPAFEGMPLHNEDGAGGPHAYVPWTQHALNRKGELGFPGGYHLEFNPGRHMPNMTVANGAERLAGRSGTSYGRQFKEDARRFYGCRIGFGAQGTMLPNDGSFCEIDPNLKDQWGIPVLRFHWKWTEHELNQVRHQQQRIAELLEALGGHFSKPPETDPLKAIRNGGTVIHEVGGAIMGADAATSVTNQWSQTWDVKNLFLADGAPFASTADKNPTLTIMALAWRMADHLMDELKKGNI